In Horticoccus luteus, the following proteins share a genomic window:
- the eno gene encoding phosphopyruvate hydratase — MNTSITAITAREIIDSRGNPTVEVDVKLASGAFGRAAVPSGASTGEHEAIELRDGDKLRYGGKGTLKAVGNVKGKIAPALLGFDALDQVGIDAAMIKLDGTKTKSKLGANAILGVSLATAKAAAAALGQPLYKYLGGPNAKVLPVPMMNIMNGGAHSDAPIDFQEFMIMPTGAKTFSEGLRMGCEVFHSLKKVLKDKGLATAVGDEGGFAPKLESAEAALDVIATAVKNAGYKLGKDINLALDVAASEFYVPAKKHYVFKKSSGQVLSGDEIVEFYRKLVAKYPIISIEDGCAEGDWATWKKLTDAIGDKIQLVGDDLFVTNTEFLKRGIDSGTANSILVKVNQIGSLTETFDAVEMAKEAHYTAVISHRSGETEDVTIADIAVATNAGQIKTGSLCRTDRVAKYNQLLRIEEELGASAIYGGKMRGL, encoded by the coding sequence ATGAACACCTCCATCACTGCCATTACCGCCCGCGAGATCATCGACTCCCGCGGCAACCCGACGGTTGAAGTCGACGTGAAGCTCGCCTCCGGCGCCTTCGGCCGCGCCGCGGTCCCCTCCGGCGCCTCCACCGGCGAACACGAAGCCATCGAGCTCCGTGACGGCGACAAACTTCGCTATGGCGGCAAAGGCACGCTGAAAGCCGTCGGCAACGTCAAAGGCAAAATCGCCCCCGCGCTCCTCGGCTTCGACGCCCTCGACCAGGTCGGCATCGACGCCGCCATGATCAAGCTCGATGGCACCAAGACCAAGTCGAAGCTCGGCGCCAACGCCATCCTCGGCGTTTCCCTCGCCACCGCGAAAGCCGCCGCCGCCGCCCTCGGCCAGCCGCTCTACAAATACCTCGGCGGCCCGAACGCGAAAGTCCTCCCCGTGCCCATGATGAACATCATGAACGGCGGCGCGCACTCCGATGCCCCGATCGATTTTCAGGAATTCATGATCATGCCCACCGGCGCGAAAACCTTCTCCGAAGGCCTCCGCATGGGCTGCGAGGTTTTCCACTCGCTGAAGAAGGTCCTGAAAGACAAGGGCCTCGCCACCGCCGTCGGCGACGAAGGCGGCTTCGCGCCGAAACTCGAATCCGCCGAGGCCGCCCTCGACGTCATCGCCACCGCCGTCAAAAACGCCGGCTACAAACTCGGCAAGGATATCAACCTCGCCCTCGACGTCGCCGCCTCCGAATTCTACGTCCCCGCGAAAAAGCACTACGTCTTCAAAAAGTCCTCCGGCCAGGTGCTCTCCGGCGACGAGATCGTCGAGTTCTACCGCAAACTCGTCGCGAAATATCCGATCATCTCCATCGAAGACGGCTGCGCCGAAGGCGACTGGGCCACGTGGAAAAAACTCACCGATGCGATCGGCGACAAGATCCAGCTCGTGGGCGACGATCTCTTCGTCACCAACACCGAGTTCCTCAAGCGCGGCATCGACAGCGGCACCGCCAACTCGATTCTCGTCAAGGTCAACCAGATCGGCTCGCTCACCGAGACCTTCGACGCCGTGGAAATGGCCAAGGAAGCCCATTACACCGCCGTCATCTCGCACCGCTCCGGTGAGACCGAGGATGTCACGATCGCCGACATCGCCGTCGCGACCAACGCCGGCCAGATCAAAACCGGCTCGCTCTGCCGCACCGACCGCGTCGCGAAATACAACCAGCTCCTCCGCATCGAGGAAGAGCTCGGCGCCAGCGCGATCTACGGCGGCAAGATGCGCGGCCTGTAA
- a CDS encoding ankyrin repeat domain-containing protein, whose protein sequence is MVQPDLFVAARTGDFSPFSASALAVECFLVRNAAGSTPLHIAARYGQLSRLPIDLLAPAHLLLRNDAGYTPLHHAAMAGHLDQVPPAVLETSALLTRSNSGYTVFHNAAAHGHLGQLPSALLTSEVLLNRTDLGNTLLHEAAENGTLAALPPNAFSPAHLAVQNISGETVLHVAALNGHLNQIPPALLTADAMLALTNAGDTVFHAAAIAGHLDQIPPALLTRAHLTIASKTGFTAIHAAAETGQLHRIPRENLTAELLLTRNDNGDTPLHAAAYEGHLDQIPLQLLTADALNTRNYENMTVGRLAVERGFNEQLPPKLRANRGAVRQFLERIGASRPPFA, encoded by the coding sequence ATGGTCCAGCCCGATCTCTTTGTCGCCGCCCGCACGGGTGACTTTTCCCCCTTCTCCGCGTCCGCGCTCGCCGTCGAGTGCTTCCTTGTGCGCAACGCCGCGGGCTCCACGCCCCTCCACATCGCCGCGCGCTACGGTCAACTTTCGCGCTTGCCCATCGATCTCCTCGCGCCCGCGCACCTGCTCCTCCGCAACGACGCCGGCTACACGCCCCTTCATCACGCCGCGATGGCCGGCCACCTCGATCAAGTGCCGCCCGCCGTGCTCGAAACCTCGGCCCTTCTCACCCGCAGCAACTCCGGCTACACCGTCTTCCACAACGCCGCCGCCCACGGTCACCTCGGGCAACTGCCTTCCGCGCTCCTCACCTCCGAGGTCCTGCTCAACCGCACCGATCTCGGCAACACGCTCCTGCACGAGGCGGCGGAAAACGGCACGCTCGCCGCCCTCCCGCCCAACGCGTTTTCGCCCGCCCACCTCGCCGTGCAGAATATCAGCGGCGAAACCGTCCTCCACGTCGCCGCTCTCAACGGCCACCTCAATCAGATTCCGCCGGCGCTGCTCACGGCCGACGCCATGCTCGCGCTCACCAACGCCGGCGACACCGTTTTTCACGCCGCCGCCATCGCCGGACACCTCGACCAGATTCCCCCCGCACTCCTGACCCGCGCCCATCTCACGATCGCCAGCAAGACCGGTTTCACCGCGATCCACGCCGCCGCCGAGACCGGCCAGTTGCACCGCATCCCGCGCGAAAATCTCACCGCCGAGCTCCTCCTCACGCGCAACGACAACGGCGACACCCCCCTGCACGCCGCCGCTTACGAAGGCCACCTCGACCAGATTCCGCTGCAGTTGCTCACCGCCGATGCGCTCAACACGCGCAACTACGAAAACATGACCGTCGGCCGCCTCGCCGTGGAGCGCGGCTTCAACGAGCAATTGCCGCCGAAACTCCGCGCAAATCGCGGCGCCGTCCGCCAGTTCCTCGAACGCATCGGCGCCTCCCGTCCGCCGTTCGCGTAA
- a CDS encoding response regulator: MSNDAGAPGNAEKPAVLVVDDERPLLDVFSAALSGAFDVTAVMSAREAEFALHKRAFKVLIADHLMPGGNGMNLLVRAREEFPHMQRILVTGYMKPEMLMRSVNEAALFRYLLKPVALAELVKVVHDAAKAHDASVAVAAQ, encoded by the coding sequence ATGAGCAACGACGCAGGAGCCCCCGGAAACGCCGAGAAGCCCGCGGTCCTCGTCGTCGATGACGAGCGGCCGTTATTAGATGTGTTTAGCGCGGCATTGTCGGGGGCGTTTGACGTGACGGCGGTGATGTCGGCGCGCGAGGCGGAGTTCGCGCTGCACAAGCGGGCGTTCAAGGTGCTGATCGCCGACCATTTGATGCCGGGAGGAAACGGCATGAATCTGCTGGTGCGGGCGCGGGAGGAGTTTCCGCACATGCAGCGCATTTTGGTGACGGGTTACATGAAGCCGGAAATGCTCATGCGCAGCGTGAACGAGGCGGCGCTGTTTCGGTATCTGCTGAAACCGGTCGCGCTCGCGGAACTGGTCAAGGTGGTGCACGACGCCGCGAAGGCGCACGACGCGAGCGTCGCCGTGGCGGCGCAGTGA
- the uvrA gene encoding excinuclease ABC subunit UvrA, which translates to MSLAASFAASSSIRLRGVRQNNLKGFDLDLPLGQYVVVTGLSGAGKSSLVFDTLHAEGQRRYVETFSAYTRQFLDLLDKPKVDSIENIRPSIAIEQTNTVKTSRSTVGTMTELTDFFKVWFSHVAECFDPATGEKVEDDTPATIWTKAASAHPDRATVVAFKIVKPANLTWPEILQNLKGQSYIRVLVPESTTDDSAGLRCALHRVDDLLANDSILAPRERIFVAQDRVTLSSDQRSRFLEATETALHFGQGEVYLFATPAATASTVPLEQIGHYSRGLHSPRTGRTFRAATPPLFSFNSPLGACPQCRGFGRIIEIDYRLALPDQSLSIDDGAIKCWESEIYGESKKDLLKFTRRLKIPTNVPFASLTPEQRDFIVNGEPGYGEENGKTWPQYWYGVKGFFRWLEKNTYKMHVRVFLARYRAYNPCPACGGQRLQPDALCWKWQQQTLPELYQLPVSELLARLVAFRPLNETPSDAHSASLAYDSIVTRLRYLAQVGLGYLTLDRTSKTLSGGEVQRVNLTSCLGTSLVDTLFVLDEPSVGLHPRDIDRLIGIIRTLTDAGNTVVVVEHDEAMIRAADHVIEVGPEPGSRGGHIVFQGPVAAMLRAPQSITGAYFSGRESIEAPAQRRPVSVNARAAGAPPFLHFKNATKHNLAALSFRLPLQRFVCLSGVSGSGKSTLLDNVIYQGLLAQRLQLTEDPAAIESILPAPADAPFSEIVLVDQSPLSRTPRSNPALYTDAWELIRDLYAATPAAQQAGFNASSFSFNSGEGRCDHCQGLGYERVEMQFLSDVFVPCPICEGRRFKPEVLAIQWHDRSVADLLATSVTDALPLFAAHPEILRRLASLDSVGLGYLTLGQPLNTLSGGESQRLKLVRYLGTFTGDAKGSPLSAPPSSGALLLLDEPTTGLHRHDVKRLLFVLQALVDRGHSVIVIEHNLDVLKSADWVLEIGPDAGAAGGRIVAEGTPEQVAAADTATSPFLRAALRDGSLSGDNSTALAAAEEAAPYRPTPAHRPAELVITGARENNLKNLSLTIPHHQLNVVTGVSGSGKSTLAFDIVFAEGQRRFMESMSPYARQFVEQLPRPAIDRLTGIPPTVAIEQRVTRGSRKSTVATITEVAQYLRLLYARLGIQHHPDTDKAVQPLSLGQLKNLLARVLATPKARRAKHLYLCAPLIRGRKGHHQPIATWIGKQGYPLMRADGQLVPVDAFQKLDRYKEHDIEVVVADLKESAAAAPPSRTSAPRATPARSISSALDTALRLGKGACFLLTPDGAVLSWFSTTRTDIETGESFSELDPKDFSFNSPRGWCPTCRGHGRVFPWMLEPDEDDENDPAARLREFGIDSSDDVSDAGTPCPDCRGARLNRVSRAVKLHFRAPARSRTTAPKSAAALSLPQLLASTSSELLAHLHQLDLDSRGRLIVQDIVPQIEERLKFLDHVGLGYLSLDRPTETLSGGEAQRIRLAAQLGSNLSGVLYVLDEPSIGLHARDNDRLIDTLISLREKGNTLLVVEHDDELMARADRIIDLGPAAGIHGGELLANGTPAEIQRSEKSLTGLFLQRGITHPLRGSYRPLPASPKEWLTLKGAALRNLRGFTLRLPHGRLIMAAGPSGAGKSTLFRDLLHPAVAHAIAENTPRLSGRGFVRATHFNAEEKRLPFAQLSGANGFKGVIEVDQSPIGKTPRSTPATYLGIFDIIRQFFASLPESKMRGYTASRFSFNTAGGRCDTCQGAGRIKLEMAFMPDTYLPCENCHGSRYSPDLAEIAWKGKNIGQVLQLTFDEAATFFDFHSQLSQVCQLMVDCGLGYLTLGQSSPSLSGGEAQRLKLVTELARGLPSYKERSRGTAVRNLYLLEEPTIGLHLSDCEKLIRVLHSLVDQGHTVVVIEHHLDLLAEADYVVELGPGGGPAGGELIYQGELAGLLKVKSSPTAPYLRAKLRK; encoded by the coding sequence CGGAGATCCTGCAGAATCTCAAAGGCCAGTCCTACATTCGCGTCCTCGTGCCCGAATCGACCACCGACGATTCCGCCGGCCTTCGCTGCGCCCTGCATCGCGTTGACGACCTTCTGGCCAACGACTCCATCCTCGCTCCGCGGGAGCGCATCTTTGTCGCCCAGGATCGCGTCACGCTCAGCTCCGATCAGCGGTCGCGTTTCCTCGAAGCCACGGAAACCGCGCTGCATTTCGGGCAAGGCGAAGTCTACCTCTTCGCCACGCCTGCCGCCACCGCCAGCACCGTTCCCCTTGAGCAGATCGGCCACTATTCGCGCGGTCTGCATTCGCCCCGCACCGGCCGCACGTTTCGCGCCGCCACGCCGCCCCTTTTCTCCTTCAACTCTCCACTCGGTGCCTGTCCTCAATGTCGCGGCTTCGGTCGCATCATCGAGATCGACTACCGCCTCGCACTGCCCGATCAGTCGCTCTCGATCGACGACGGCGCGATCAAATGCTGGGAGAGCGAAATCTACGGCGAGTCCAAAAAGGACCTGCTGAAATTCACCCGTCGCCTCAAGATCCCGACCAACGTTCCCTTCGCGTCCCTCACGCCCGAGCAGCGCGATTTCATCGTCAACGGCGAGCCCGGCTACGGCGAAGAAAACGGCAAGACGTGGCCGCAATATTGGTATGGCGTGAAGGGTTTCTTCCGCTGGCTCGAGAAGAACACCTACAAGATGCACGTGCGCGTCTTCCTCGCTCGTTATCGCGCCTATAACCCCTGCCCTGCGTGCGGCGGACAACGTCTCCAACCCGACGCGCTCTGCTGGAAATGGCAGCAGCAAACGCTTCCCGAACTTTATCAACTCCCCGTTTCCGAACTGCTCGCCCGACTCGTGGCTTTCCGCCCGTTAAACGAAACTCCGTCCGACGCGCACTCCGCGTCCCTCGCTTACGATTCGATCGTCACGCGCCTGCGTTATCTCGCACAGGTCGGCCTCGGCTACCTCACGCTCGACCGCACCTCGAAAACGCTGTCCGGCGGCGAAGTCCAACGCGTCAACCTCACGAGCTGTCTCGGCACGTCTCTTGTCGACACGCTCTTTGTCCTCGACGAGCCCAGCGTCGGCCTGCATCCGCGCGACATCGACCGCCTCATCGGCATCATCCGCACGCTCACCGATGCGGGCAACACTGTCGTCGTCGTCGAGCACGACGAGGCGATGATTCGCGCCGCCGATCACGTCATCGAGGTCGGCCCCGAACCCGGCAGCCGCGGAGGCCACATCGTTTTCCAAGGCCCCGTGGCCGCCATGCTGCGCGCCCCGCAAAGCATCACCGGCGCGTATTTCTCCGGGCGCGAGTCGATCGAGGCGCCCGCGCAGCGCCGACCCGTTTCGGTGAACGCACGCGCCGCTGGCGCGCCTCCGTTTCTCCATTTCAAAAACGCCACCAAGCACAACCTCGCCGCACTCTCCTTTCGCCTGCCACTGCAACGCTTCGTCTGCCTCAGCGGCGTCTCCGGCTCCGGCAAGTCCACGCTCCTCGACAACGTCATTTACCAAGGCCTCCTCGCGCAACGTCTCCAGCTCACCGAAGACCCCGCCGCGATCGAATCCATCCTGCCCGCGCCGGCCGACGCGCCGTTTTCCGAAATCGTCCTCGTCGATCAATCCCCCCTCTCGCGCACGCCGCGCTCGAACCCCGCGCTCTACACCGATGCATGGGAACTCATCCGCGACCTCTACGCCGCCACGCCTGCCGCACAGCAAGCCGGTTTCAACGCGTCCTCATTTTCGTTCAACAGCGGCGAAGGCCGTTGCGATCACTGCCAGGGCCTTGGCTACGAACGCGTCGAGATGCAGTTTCTCTCCGACGTTTTCGTCCCGTGTCCCATCTGCGAGGGCCGCCGCTTCAAACCCGAAGTCCTTGCGATCCAGTGGCACGACCGTTCCGTCGCCGACCTGCTCGCCACGAGCGTCACCGATGCGCTCCCGCTCTTCGCCGCGCACCCCGAAATCCTCCGCCGCCTCGCCTCCCTCGACTCCGTCGGTCTCGGCTACCTCACGCTCGGTCAACCCCTCAACACCCTCAGTGGCGGCGAATCCCAACGACTGAAACTCGTCCGCTACCTCGGCACCTTCACCGGCGACGCGAAGGGTTCGCCGCTCTCCGCGCCGCCGTCCTCTGGCGCGCTCCTCCTGCTCGATGAGCCCACGACCGGCCTCCACCGCCACGACGTCAAACGCCTCCTCTTCGTTCTCCAGGCGCTCGTCGACCGCGGCCACAGCGTGATCGTGATCGAGCACAATCTCGACGTCCTCAAGTCCGCCGACTGGGTCCTCGAAATCGGCCCCGACGCCGGTGCCGCCGGCGGCCGCATCGTCGCCGAAGGCACCCCCGAGCAGGTCGCCGCCGCCGACACCGCCACATCGCCCTTCCTCCGCGCCGCCCTCCGCGATGGCAGCCTCTCAGGTGACAATTCCACCGCGCTCGCCGCCGCCGAAGAGGCCGCGCCCTATCGACCAACACCGGCCCATCGACCCGCCGAGCTCGTCATCACCGGCGCCCGCGAGAACAACCTCAAAAACCTCTCGCTCACCATCCCGCACCATCAACTCAACGTCGTCACCGGCGTGTCCGGTTCGGGCAAATCCACCCTCGCATTCGACATCGTCTTTGCCGAGGGCCAGCGGCGGTTCATGGAATCCATGTCGCCCTACGCGCGCCAGTTCGTCGAACAACTCCCGCGCCCCGCGATCGATCGCCTCACCGGCATTCCACCGACCGTCGCCATCGAGCAACGCGTCACTCGCGGCTCCCGCAAGTCCACGGTCGCCACCATCACCGAGGTCGCGCAATACCTGCGGCTTCTCTACGCGCGCCTCGGCATTCAGCATCATCCCGACACCGACAAAGCCGTGCAGCCGCTCTCGCTCGGCCAGCTCAAGAACCTTCTCGCGCGCGTCCTCGCCACGCCGAAAGCCCGCCGCGCGAAGCACCTTTACCTCTGCGCCCCGCTCATCCGCGGCCGCAAGGGCCACCATCAGCCCATCGCCACATGGATCGGCAAACAGGGCTACCCACTCATGCGCGCCGACGGCCAGCTCGTCCCCGTTGACGCCTTTCAAAAACTCGATCGCTACAAAGAGCACGATATCGAGGTCGTCGTTGCCGACCTGAAAGAATCCGCCGCCGCCGCCCCGCCGTCGCGCACCTCCGCCCCACGCGCCACGCCCGCGCGCTCGATCTCCAGCGCCCTCGACACCGCCCTCCGCCTCGGCAAAGGCGCGTGCTTCCTCCTCACCCCCGACGGCGCCGTCCTCTCCTGGTTCTCCACCACGCGCACCGACATCGAAACCGGCGAATCGTTTTCCGAACTCGACCCCAAGGATTTCTCGTTCAACTCCCCGCGCGGCTGGTGTCCGACGTGCCGCGGTCACGGTCGCGTTTTCCCTTGGATGCTCGAGCCCGATGAGGACGACGAAAACGATCCCGCCGCCCGCCTTCGCGAGTTCGGCATCGATTCGTCCGACGACGTTTCCGACGCCGGCACGCCCTGCCCGGATTGCCGCGGCGCCCGCCTCAACCGCGTCTCGCGCGCCGTCAAACTTCACTTCCGCGCCCCCGCCAGATCCCGCACCACCGCGCCAAAATCCGCCGCCGCACTTTCTCTGCCGCAACTCCTCGCGAGCACCTCGTCCGAACTTCTCGCGCATCTGCATCAGCTCGACCTCGACTCGCGCGGCCGGCTCATCGTGCAGGACATCGTGCCGCAGATCGAAGAACGCCTGAAGTTTCTCGATCACGTCGGCCTCGGTTACCTCTCCCTCGATCGCCCCACCGAAACCCTTTCCGGCGGCGAAGCCCAACGCATCCGCCTCGCCGCCCAGCTCGGCTCCAATCTCTCGGGCGTCCTCTACGTGCTCGACGAACCGTCCATCGGACTCCACGCACGCGACAACGACCGCCTCATCGACACCCTCATCTCGCTCCGCGAAAAAGGTAACACGCTCCTCGTCGTCGAGCACGATGACGAGCTCATGGCGCGCGCCGACCGCATCATCGATCTCGGTCCCGCCGCCGGCATCCACGGCGGCGAACTGCTCGCCAACGGCACGCCTGCCGAGATCCAGCGCAGCGAAAAATCCCTCACCGGCCTTTTTCTCCAGCGCGGCATCACCCATCCGCTCCGCGGCAGTTATCGGCCGCTGCCCGCCTCACCGAAGGAATGGCTCACGCTCAAGGGCGCCGCGTTGCGCAACCTCCGCGGTTTCACCCTGCGCCTCCCGCACGGTCGCCTCATCATGGCCGCGGGCCCGAGTGGCGCCGGCAAGTCCACGCTCTTCCGCGATCTCCTGCACCCCGCCGTCGCACACGCCATCGCGGAGAATACGCCCCGCCTTTCCGGTCGCGGTTTCGTCCGCGCCACCCATTTCAACGCCGAGGAAAAACGCCTCCCGTTCGCCCAACTCAGCGGCGCAAACGGGTTCAAAGGCGTCATCGAGGTCGACCAGTCGCCCATCGGCAAAACCCCGCGGTCCACGCCCGCGACTTACCTCGGCATCTTCGACATCATCCGCCAGTTTTTCGCGTCGTTGCCCGAATCGAAAATGCGCGGCTACACCGCCTCGCGTTTCTCCTTCAACACCGCCGGCGGTCGCTGCGACACCTGCCAGGGCGCCGGTCGGATCAAGCTCGAGATGGCGTTCATGCCCGACACTTATCTGCCGTGCGAAAACTGCCACGGTTCCCGCTACAGCCCCGACCTCGCCGAGATTGCCTGGAAAGGGAAAAACATCGGGCAGGTCCTGCAACTCACGTTCGACGAAGCCGCCACGTTTTTCGATTTCCATTCCCAGCTCTCCCAAGTCTGCCAGCTCATGGTCGACTGCGGCCTCGGCTACCTCACGCTCGGCCAGAGTTCGCCCTCGCTCTCCGGCGGCGAGGCGCAGCGCCTCAAGCTCGTCACCGAGCTCGCGCGCGGACTTCCCAGCTACAAGGAACGCTCCCGCGGCACCGCCGTGCGCAACCTCTACCTCCTCGAGGAACCGACCATCGGCCTTCACCTGAGCGACTGCGAAAAACTCATCCGCGTCCTCCATTCCCTCGTCGATCAAGGCCACACCGTCGTCGTGATCGAGCATCATCTCGATCTCCTCGCCGAGGCCGATTACGTCGTCGAACTCGGGCCCGGCGGTGGTCCCGCCGGCGGCGAGCTGATTTACCAAGGCGAACTCGCGGGCTTGCTCAAAGTGAAGTCCAGCCCGACCGCGCCCTACCTGCGCGCCAAACTCAGAAAATAA